AGCGCCCTCCCCGGGCTGGTCCGGATCTCCGATCTCGTGCGGACGGTCCGGACACCGGAGTTCGACGGCATCACCTTCTACGAGATCCTCGCGAAGTCGGCGCTCAACCGGGTGCACACCTCGTCGAAGATGCCCTTCGGCTGGACCATCAATCCGATGCGGGGCTGCACGCACGCCTGCACCTACTGCTTCGCCCGCCCGACCCACGAGTACCTCGAGTTCGACGGCGGCCGCGACTTCGACTCGCAGATCGTCGTCAAGGTCAACGTCGCCGAGGTGCTCACCCGCGAGCTGGCGCGGCCGAGCTGGGAGCGGCACCCGGTCGCGCTCGGCACCAACACCGACCCCTACCAGCGGGCCGAGGGGCGGTACCGGCTGATGCCCGGCATCATCGCGGCCCTCGCCGCGTCGGGGACGCCGCTGTCGATCCTGACCAAGGGCTCGCTCCTCCGGCGCGACCTGCCGCTGCTGCGCGAGGCGGCCGAGCACGTCCCCGTCGACCTCGGGCTCTCGATCGCCGTCTGGGACGAGGATCTGCAGCACTCCCTCGAGCCCGGCGCGCCCTCGGCCGCCGCGCGGCTCGCCACGGTCACCGCCGCACGGGAGGCGGGGTTCGAGTGCTCGGTGTTCCTCATGCCGATCCTGCCCTTCCTCACCGACACGACAGCGCACCTCGACGAGGCTCTGCGCGCGTGCCGGGCGGCGGGCGCGAGCTCGATCATGTACTCGACCCTCTACCTCAAGCCCGGTGTGAAGGAGTGGTTCCTGCAGTGGCTCGCGCACGAGCACCCCGAGCTCCTCGACCGGTACCGCTCGCTCTACCCGGGGCGCTCCGCCTACGCTCCCGCCGAGTACCGCCGGTGGCTGTCCGCGCGGATCCGCCCGCTGATGCGCGCCCACCGGCTCGAGCAGGGCGAGGAGGACCCGGCGACGGGCTCCGTGCGCTCCTCGGCGCTCGGATCGCTGGGGACGCTCCGGACCCTCGGGGGAGAGCGGCGCTCGCTCCAGCACGACGGGCTCCTCGCCGAGGAGCTCGGAGCCGCCGGCGCGGCGATGCTGCCGGGGGTGGGCCAGCCGACGCTCTTCTGACTCCGGTGCGCCGACTCGACCGCGATTAGGATCGACGCATGGTCACCCGCTCCGGTGAGCCCTCGACGGGCTCCTCCGCCCGGAGCGCCGACGACGACGGGCCCCGCCCCGTGCGGCTCGGGCTCCTCGACGACCACGAGCTGGTCCGCGACAGCATGAGCAGCTGGATCGCGGCGCACGCCGTCGACTTCGAGCTCGTCGTCAGTGCGGGAACGTGGCTCGAGCTCGTGACGAGCACGGTGTTCCCCACGCAGCTCGTGATCATGGACTTCGAGCTGCGCGAGCCGATCTCGATCGAGGCGCGGATCCGCACCTGTCGAGCCGCGGGAGCGACGGTCGTCGTGATCTCCGAGCGCGAGGACGAGGAGACCCGCGAGCGCTCCCTGCGCGCCGGCGCCGCCCGGCACCTGACCCGGTCGCAGCCCATGCGCGAGGTGATGGAGAGCGCGCGGTCGGCGATGCAGATGCGCTCGGACGCCGGGACGACGAGCCAGTGGCGTCCCCTCCCGATCGGCGTCGCCGCACAGCAGCGACCGCGCCTGAGCGCGGGGGAGCTGGAGGCGCTGCGCCTCTACGTCGCGGGCGCGAGCACTCCGGAGGTGGCGGCGCGGATGAACGTGCAGTTCGAGACCGCGAAGACCTACCTGCGCCGCGTTCGCCAGAAGTACGTCAAGATCGGACGTCCGGCCAGTCGCCGGGCCGAGCTGATCCGGCGCGCCGCCGAGGACGGATTCCTCGAGTGAGGCTCCGGATCGGGCTGCGGCCGTCGCGAGAGATCTGAGGAGTCCGATGGCGAAGCTGTACTTCCGGTACGGGGCGATGAACAGCGGCAAGAGCACCTCCCTGCTGCAGGCCGCCTTCAACTACGAGGAGCGCGGGCACCGGGTGCTGCTCGCGAAGCCGGCGGTCGACACGAAGGGCGACGAGCTCATCGTGTCGCGCCTCGGCGTGACCCGTCCGGTGGACATCCTCTTCCACCCGGGCGAGGACCCGGTCGCCGTCTTCACCGCGGCACGGGCCCGCGTGCTCGCGGAATCGGCGCGCGACGTCAGCGCGCTGCTCGTCGACGAGGCGCAGTTCCTGCCCGAGGAGCACGTCGACGATCTGCTGCGGATCGCCATCCTCGAGAACGTCCCGGTGCTCGCCTACGGCATCCGGACCGACTTCAGAACGGCCGCGTTCCCCGGAAGCAGGCGGCTCCTCGAGATCGCGCACAGCCTCGAGGAGCTCAAGACCATCTGCCGGTGCGGGCGCAAGGCGATCTTCAACGGGCGCGTCGTCGACGGCCGTTTCGTCTTCGACGGTGACCAGGTGGCGATCGACGGAGCCGAGGTGACGTACGAGGCGCTCTGCGGATCCTGCTATCTGCAGGAGAGCCGCGGTCGCCTGAGAGGCTGACAGCTGAGGATCCGTCGAGTGCGCGACACCCACCCGAAACGAGGATGTGGGTAGCCTTGCGGGCGTGACATCACGGGAAACGGAAGCACCCCTCTCGCAGCAGCAGGAGGGCTCCGACCATCTCGAGCAGTCGGGTGAGCGCGCGAGGGCCGCTCGTCAGCACGTGAACGCAGGGGGATCGATGACGGCGCAGGGGATCACGCCGAGGCGCCGACCGTCATGGGAGCAGGACTACCGGAGACGGCTCCTCCTCTCGGACGTCATCGCGATCGTCGTCTCCGTCTTCGGGACGCAGCTCGTCTGGTTCGACCTCGACCTCAACTCCGACGTAGGCTTCAACAACCCCGTCGACATCGCCATCAGCTACACCTGGGTCTCCGTCGTCCTGTCGGTCGCCTGGCTGCTCGCACTGCAGGTCTTCGACACCCGCGATCGCCGCATCGTCGGCACCGGCTACGTGGAGTACCGCCGCATCGTCGACGCCTCCATCTGGCTCTTCGGCATCGTCGCGATCATCGCCTACCTGCTGCAGATCCTGCTGGCCCGCGGCTACATCGTCACCGCGTTCCCCTTCGGCATCGTCCTCATCTGCGCGGGCCGGCTGGGCTGGCGCTCGTGGCTCACCCGTCAGCGCCGGCAGGGCCGCTACGCCAGCCAGGTCGTCCTGCTCGGCTCCCGCGCGAGCGTGCTGCACACCGCTCGGGAGCTCCGCCGCGGGACCGAGGCCGGCTACAAGCTGGTGGGCGCCGTCTCGACGTCGCCGGGGGGTGCGGAGGCGCTCCGCTCGGAGGACGAGCTGTCCGGTCTCGCGCTGCACGGCTTCACGGGGATCGACGGCGTCCGCGCCGTGATGGATGCGACCGGCGCCGACACCGTGGTCGTCACGAGTTCCGACGAGCTCGCACCGCAGCGCATCCGCGAGCTGAGCTGGACCCTCGAGCCCGGTCGCGAGCACCTCGTGGTGGCGCCGAGCCTCACCGACATCGGCGGTCCGCGCATCCACACCCGGCCGGTCGCCGGCCTCCCGCTGATCCACGTGGAGACCCCGCGGTTCGACGGTCGTCAGCGCTTCGCGAAGCGCCTCTTCGACATCGCCGCGTCGACGCTGCTCATCATCCTCAGCGCCCCCGTGCTGGTCGTCGTCGCGGTCCTCGTCAAGGCGACGAGCCCGGGGCCGATCCTGTTCCGTCAGGAGCGCATCGGGCTGAACGGCGCGACGTTCGAGATGCTCAAGTTCCGCTCGATGGTCGTCGACGCCGAGGCGCGGCTCGCGGCCCTCGCGGCCCAGCAGCGCGACGAGGGCAACTCCGTCCTGTTCAAGATGGCGAAGGACCCCCGCGTCACGAAGGTCGGCACGGTCCTCCGCCGCTTCAGCCTCGACGAGCTGCCCCAGTTCCTCAACGTCTTCCGCGGCGACATGTCGCTGATCGGCCCGCGCCCTCCGCTGGGTCGCGAGGTCGAGCAGTACGAGGAGCACGTGCACCGGCGCTTCCTGATGAAGCCGGGAATCACGGGCCTCTGGCAGGTCAGCGGACGCTCGAACCTCTCCTGGGAGGACACCGTCCGCCTCGACCTGTACTACGTCGAGAACTGGTCGATGACGGGCGACCTCATCATCCTCTTCAAGACCGCGCGCGCCGTCCTCGCGCGGGACGGAGCGTATTGATCGGCACCACCACGGCCCTCCCGGTGCGGAGCATGTCGGTCACCGTCCTCGAGGTCCCCTTCCGGGTCGACTTCGGCTCCGGGCTCGACGACGCCGACGTCCGGCGGATCACCGCGAGCTGGTCGTCCTGCGCGAGCGCACCGGACGACGAGGCGCGCCTCGTGCACGCGGACGTCGTCGTCGACGGGTCGCACCGGCCGTCCTCAGGAGTCCGAGTGCTCACCCGCTCGGTCGAGCAGCTGGAGGAGTCCCTCACCTCGACGCTCACCGTCGAGGCGATCGGGGTCCGACGGCACGACCTGCTGATGCTCCACGCGTGCGGGATGGCGGCCGAGGACGGCCGGGTGCTCGCCTTCGTCGCCGCCTCCGGCACGGGGAAGACGACCATCGCCCGCGCCCTCGGCACGCGCTTCGGCTACGTGACGGACGAGACGGTCGGCGTGACGCCGTCGGGGCGCGTTCTGCCCTATCCCAAGCCGCTCTCGGTGAAGCCGCTCTCGGGTTCGGCGCCCAAGTCGCAGCTCGGACCGGCGTCGATCGGTCTCCGGCCGATCCCCGACGCGCCCCTGGTGCTCGCCGGCGTGGTGCTGCTCGACCGGCGCGAGCACGTCGAGACGCCGCGCCTCGAGCCCGTCGACCCGGTCGAGGCCGTCGACCTGCTCGTCCCGCAGACCTCCTACCTCTCGGCGCGACCGCGCCCCGTCACCGATCTGGTCGAGACGCTGCGCGCGCTCGGGGGAGTGTCCCGGCTCGTCTACTCGGAGGCGACCAGCGCGGTCGACCTGATCGAGACCGTCTTCTCGCACGGCCCCGCCCCCGCTCCCACCGCCTGGGACGAGATCCACGCGCTCGAGCTCTCCGATCCGCAGCAGGGCGGGACCCTCGTCCGCGCTCCGGTCGACGACGCGGTCCTCCTGGGCGACGGCGAGCTCATCGTGTTCTGCGACAACCGCCTCGTGCGCCTCGAGGGCATCGGACCGACCCTGTGGCATCTCGCGGGCCGGGCGCTCGGTCCCAACGACCTCGTCGAGGCCGTGCTCGCCGAGGTGGGTCCCGCTCCGGAGGGCGTGGATCCGAGGGCCGCGGTCACCGCCGCGATCGCCGAGCTGACCTCACTCGGCGTGATCGCGAGGACGCCTACCTCAACACCCACCCCCGATGGGGTGCACGCATGACGTGCCGGGAAACAGCGCCGATACACGCCTGTGCAATGATTCCAGAGCTATCCGCCCCCGAAGGCCGTACACCGCTCCGAACCAGTGAAGGAACTTGACACTGTGGAACTTAGAGACGTCCTCCGACTTCTCCGCGATCACTGGCTGGCGATCGTCGCGGCGATCCTCCTGGGCACTCTCCTCGCCTTCGGCTGGTCCCTGACGCAGAAGCCGCGCTACGTCGCCGACTCGCAGGGCATCGTCTCGGTGGACGTGGGCTCGGGTGACCCGAGCCAGGCCGTGTACCTCCGGCAGATCTCGGCGACGGTGGCCAACTCCAGTCTCAAGACCTACCTCCCTCTCGCGACCTCCCGCGACACCGCCGAGATCGCGATCGAGAACCTCGGCCTCGACATCAGCCCCTCGGCGCTCATCTCGGCGATCACGGTCGAGTCCGAGACGGACGCCCCGGTGATGAACATCACCGCCA
The genomic region above belongs to Rathayibacter sp. VKM Ac-2759 and contains:
- a CDS encoding Rv2578c family radical SAM protein, giving the protein MRWSGQSVGAPDDSALPGLVRISDLVRTVRTPEFDGITFYEILAKSALNRVHTSSKMPFGWTINPMRGCTHACTYCFARPTHEYLEFDGGRDFDSQIVVKVNVAEVLTRELARPSWERHPVALGTNTDPYQRAEGRYRLMPGIIAALAASGTPLSILTKGSLLRRDLPLLREAAEHVPVDLGLSIAVWDEDLQHSLEPGAPSAAARLATVTAAREAGFECSVFLMPILPFLTDTTAHLDEALRACRAAGASSIMYSTLYLKPGVKEWFLQWLAHEHPELLDRYRSLYPGRSAYAPAEYRRWLSARIRPLMRAHRLEQGEEDPATGSVRSSALGSLGTLRTLGGERRSLQHDGLLAEELGAAGAAMLPGVGQPTLF
- a CDS encoding DNA-binding response regulator, which produces MVTRSGEPSTGSSARSADDDGPRPVRLGLLDDHELVRDSMSSWIAAHAVDFELVVSAGTWLELVTSTVFPTQLVIMDFELREPISIEARIRTCRAAGATVVVISEREDEETRERSLRAGAARHLTRSQPMREVMESARSAMQMRSDAGTTSQWRPLPIGVAAQQRPRLSAGELEALRLYVAGASTPEVAARMNVQFETAKTYLRRVRQKYVKIGRPASRRAELIRRAAEDGFLE
- a CDS encoding thymidine kinase — encoded protein: MAKLYFRYGAMNSGKSTSLLQAAFNYEERGHRVLLAKPAVDTKGDELIVSRLGVTRPVDILFHPGEDPVAVFTAARARVLAESARDVSALLVDEAQFLPEEHVDDLLRIAILENVPVLAYGIRTDFRTAAFPGSRRLLEIAHSLEELKTICRCGRKAIFNGRVVDGRFVFDGDQVAIDGAEVTYEALCGSCYLQESRGRLRG
- a CDS encoding sugar transferase, producing the protein MTSRETEAPLSQQQEGSDHLEQSGERARAARQHVNAGGSMTAQGITPRRRPSWEQDYRRRLLLSDVIAIVVSVFGTQLVWFDLDLNSDVGFNNPVDIAISYTWVSVVLSVAWLLALQVFDTRDRRIVGTGYVEYRRIVDASIWLFGIVAIIAYLLQILLARGYIVTAFPFGIVLICAGRLGWRSWLTRQRRQGRYASQVVLLGSRASVLHTARELRRGTEAGYKLVGAVSTSPGGAEALRSEDELSGLALHGFTGIDGVRAVMDATGADTVVVTSSDELAPQRIRELSWTLEPGREHLVVAPSLTDIGGPRIHTRPVAGLPLIHVETPRFDGRQRFAKRLFDIAASTLLIILSAPVLVVVAVLVKATSPGPILFRQERIGLNGATFEMLKFRSMVVDAEARLAALAAQQRDEGNSVLFKMAKDPRVTKVGTVLRRFSLDELPQFLNVFRGDMSLIGPRPPLGREVEQYEEHVHRRFLMKPGITGLWQVSGRSNLSWEDTVRLDLYYVENWSMTGDLIILFKTARAVLARDGAY